The stretch of DNA cattgctAGTAGACATAATAAAGAGCAGGTGGTATCATTCAAAAATAGCTACAAAATCACACTTTATTCTCTTAAGTTATGCATACATATGAAGCTAGACCCTTCCACATAAACtatgaaataatgaaaatttaagtGACAACTTAGGTAACACAAGACATAATTCCAAACAATAAACCATCATCAACCACAATGAAGTATGAAccaattcaaaattcaaagcTTTGATGTCTCCACAGGGTGAAGTAAGACAATATAATTATAGGCATCAAGTGTAAGAAATTCATCCAGTGTTGGTGAAGTACATTGCCTAGTGAAAATCTTGCAAGCATCCTTATACATTCCTTTCTTGAACTTATCTTTTCCAACCTCTTTTTCAATCCTATccatttcttcttcaacaactCTACCAAAAAGTTCTTTGTTCACTTTCACTCCAAGTCCATCACCATCAAGTTCAACTCCATACTTAAGCCATTGCCAATTCTGAACCCTACTAATCTCGGCAGTCGCGGCATCTTCCATGAGATTGTAAAGAGGCACGGAACCTGATCCGGTTAGCCATGCTGCCACATACTGAATTCCGACCCTTGTATTCAACCGTAAACCTTCCATTGTTCGGACTCCTCTAGGTATCTGCAAGAGGTCTTCTTCGGTTAATTTTGCAGCGTCCTCACGTTTCATTGTGGTTATTTGATTAGGAGCATTTCCCATGTTGTTGTTGAAAATCTCCATACATGATGGAATTAGACCAGGGTGTGCTGCCCATGTTCCATCATGCCCGGCCTTCACTTCTCGAAGCTTGTCTTTTCTTACCAATTCTAGTGCTGCTTCATTAGCCACTGGATCATCTCTAATTGGAATTTGGGCTGCCTGTTAAATACCTTGAATTAAGATACATTTTATACATATAAGCCAATTCTACTGCTTATGccagtagataagttcaaataagtcaatccaaacagacctaAAATCTACACACGTATATGTAAGTCATTAACAACATAAGTTGCATAATCAAATTGGTTAAATAACTTAAATTACATACCATTCCTCCCATGGCATGTACGCCGCGCCTATGACATGTCCTAATGAGAAGCTCTGAGTAGCTTTTCATGAAGTGTTGACTCATGCCAACTTGGACTCGATCAGGTAGCAACCGATCTGGATGAGCATGGAAGGTCTTAACATAACTGAAAATGTAATCCCAACGCCCACagttaagaccaacagagtgaTCTCTGAGCTCATACAGAATTTCATCCATTTGAAACACTGCAGGAAGTGTTTCAATAAGAACTGTGGCTCTGATGCTTCCTCTTTCAATTCCTACCATCTTCTCTGCCTTCTCAAACACTTTGTTCCATATCTTAGCTTCCCTGTCAATCAAATCACATGATTCTTgcattagaaataatttataGAGTAATACATAAGTCCTTATATGATAAATGTGTTTgctataagcgcttaattaagtaGTTTATCCTCTGATATGATTGCATAGTGCTTATTAAGTTAATATATTACCTTGAATGTTCCATTTTGGGAAGGTAGAAGAAAGGACCAAAACCAGCACCTTGAGTACGCCGGAAAGTTGAGTGATTATGGTAAAAGTATAGACCAAAATCAACAAGACAACCAGTTGCAGGTTCACcatcaatcaaaatatgagCTTCTGGTAAGTGCCAACCTCTTGGTCTCACAAAAAGCTTTGCTATCTCATCATTCAGCTTATAAACTTTGTTTCTAGCTTTGTCATGGAAGGTTATGGTACCAGCCACGGCATCCTTCAAGTTTACTTGACCTCTCATAAGATTCTCCCAGCTTGGAGAAAGTGCATCCTCAAAATCAGCCTTAGaattccaaaataaaataaataagcattTTGGTTCCATTTTAATCAGAAACTTTTTAttggttatactcatatataaCTATTAACTTCTatctaaaacaaaaactataacTATTAGTATGTTACGTTAGTAGTCAGAATTTCAACCCTGGACCTCCTTCTCAAATTCTTTCTAGTAGTATCTCAGCTCAACCACGTTAACTACGTGTTGGAGAGGGATATGTTGATTCATCGGCTGAATTTAATAGCTAGAGTGACCCGAAAGATATTTTGACCGCACATAATCGAAATCCAAGATAGTATAGTCTTTATAAAACATttctaaaagaagaaaaaaagcgCACATGCATAAAATTTTCCGTTAAGATTGAATCAATCAGGAGTACTATATTCAAAACAAATGAACCTTGACTGAGATATATCTTAGCTAAACTTTACTACATTAACCTTCGGACAGAACTTCAAATTACCAGGTTCCCATTTTTCTCCGAAAAACAGAAGGTTAACTTAACACACAAGAAAATATTATAGTAGTAAATACTAAGTACTAAGTACTAACCATAAAGACTTTAGCTCCAGAGTTAAGAGCATTGATAATCATCTTTCTCTCAACAGGGCCAGTGATCTCAACTTTTCTATCAGAAACAACTGGTGGAACAGGTGCACAAATCCATTCACCTTCTCTTATGTATCTAGTGGCTGGATCAAAACCAGGTAAAGCTCCTTCATTATACCTTCTTTTTGCTTCTTTTCTACACTCTAATGCATACTTTATATGGTTTCTGAACTCACGTTGTAAGTCAGAAACAAATTTCAATGCATCTTTTGTGAGAATTTTTGAAAACTCTGCATCATATCTTCCTCTAacttcaactccttctggtacTTCGTAGTTGGAGATGATTTTCTTGGCTGTTGGTGGTGGATAGCCATAGGTTCCGAGGTCCATTTTTGTAATAGTAATGATATGTTATTACTTTAGTGAAAATGGAATGAGTTGAGACAAGGGTTTGatacaaatatatatagaacAAATGAGATACTGCAAGCAAAACTATGatgactttttatttatttatttcatttcaatttgAGTTGTTATATAAACTAttctttataattataaaataatgttataaatTAGGCAAATTATATGGTTCAGGTTCTCATTAATAAGTTTACAACAATATTAGTACAtatatattactccctccgatttttttataagaaataaaacaCATAAATCACTAAGACTAAGGAGTACCGGGTTCTtccctcccaaccgaattttttcgATACGCATGAGCCACGAATCGAACCCTTAACCACATGCTTAAAGGACCAAGACTCTTActacttggaccaattcattgttggtactagttattttcatttagtACTCCTATAAATTTAATCTTATTCC from Trifolium pratense cultivar HEN17-A07 linkage group LG5, ARS_RC_1.1, whole genome shotgun sequence encodes:
- the LOC123885816 gene encoding malate synthase, glyoxysomal — translated: MDLGTYGYPPPTAKKIISNYEVPEGVEVRGRYDAEFSKILTKDALKFVSDLQREFRNHIKYALECRKEAKRRYNEGALPGFDPATRYIREGEWICAPVPPVVSDRKVEITGPVERKMIINALNSGAKVFMADFEDALSPSWENLMRGQVNLKDAVAGTITFHDKARNKVYKLNDEIAKLFVRPRGWHLPEAHILIDGEPATGCLVDFGLYFYHNHSTFRRTQGAGFGPFFYLPKMEHSREAKIWNKVFEKAEKMVGIERGSIRATVLIETLPAVFQMDEILYELRDHSVGLNCGRWDYIFSYVKTFHAHPDRLLPDRVQVGMSQHFMKSYSELLIRTCHRRGVHAMGGMAAQIPIRDDPVANEAALELVRKDKLREVKAGHDGTWAAHPGLIPSCMEIFNNNMGNAPNQITTMKREDAAKLTEEDLLQIPRGVRTMEGLRLNTRVGIQYVAAWLTGSGSVPLYNLMEDAATAEISRVQNWQWLKYGVELDGDGLGVKVNKELFGRVVEEEMDRIEKEVGKDKFKKGMYKDACKIFTRQCTSPTLDEFLTLDAYNYIVLLHPVETSKL